One stretch of Prunus persica cultivar Lovell chromosome G1, Prunus_persica_NCBIv2, whole genome shotgun sequence DNA includes these proteins:
- the LOC18788462 gene encoding non-specific lipid-transfer protein-like protein At2g13820, with translation MERLVFVSCILTTCLALASCARVVDPAAHAPAMSMAMSPRTSSSSSSGTPPGTDECSDIIFGMADCVPFMTDGSKDMRPDGSCCPGLEMVLKASDDCICEAIESCTDLGIPLNMTKAMTLPAACGISAPNSFSQCGIPLPPGVSVKPTPNSSPKSPSPKRAMASSDDVVPAPSSFTAPTRSPNSGTYSTSTSLVLILSMLYASFYCVSF, from the exons ATGGAGAGGCTCGTCTTTGTTTCATGCATTCTAACCACATGTCTTGCGTTGGCAAGCTGTGCACGAGTCGTAGATCCAGCTGCCCATGCACCAGCAATGTCCATGGCAATGTCACCAAGAacatcctcttcttcatcatcaggCACGCCTCCAGGCACGGATGAGTGTTCGGACATCATATTCGGCATGGCGGATTGCGTGCCGTTTATGACCGACGGGTCGAAAGACATGAGGCCAGACGGCTCGTGCTGCCCGGGGTTGGAGATGGTGCTGAAAGCTAGCGATGACTGCATATGTGAAGCCATAGAGAGCTGCACTGATTTAGGCATCCCTTTGAATATGACTAAGGCTATGACTTTGCCTGCTGCTTGTGGCATCTCTGCTCCTAATTCTTTTAGTCAATGTGGCA TTCCCTTGCCTCCTGGTGTTTCTG TGAAACCAACTCCAAATTCATCACCAAAGAGTCCATCTCCAAAGAGGGCAATGGCAAGTTCCGACGATGTAGTTCCAGCACCCTCCTCCTTCACAGCTCCAACGCGGTCTCCAAACTCCGGAACTTATTCTACATCTACCTCACTTGTGCTTATACTTAGCATGCTTTATGCTTCATTCTACTGTGTTTCATTTTAG
- the LOC18791007 gene encoding uncharacterized protein LOC18791007 — MLLGKRPRPPMKRTTSMSEITFDLNTISTEAAQSQPSDPNNPFNPLAFWGGGGGGGGLDGLDQRLMMKMASPSPSSPSPGSHRRNSADFVETAHFLRACGLCKRRLVPGRDIYMYRGDTAFCSLECRQQQMNLDERNDKCSSTAGRQVSTKGETVAAL, encoded by the exons atgttGTTGGGGAAGAGACCAAGGCCTCCAATGAAGAGGACCACAAGCATGTCAGAGATCACCTTTGATCTGAACACCATCAGTACTGAGGCAGCTCAATCTCAACCGTCCGATCCTAACAACCCTTTTAACCCTTTGGCTTTCTGgggtggtggcggtggtggaGGTGGGCTTGATGGGTTGGATCAAAGGCTCATGATGAAGATGGcctcaccatcaccatcatcaccatcaccaggAAGCCACAGAAGGAACTCGGCTGATTTTGTAGAGACTGCCCACTTCTTGAGGGCTTGTGGGCTCTGCAAACGCCGCCTTGTTCCTGGCCGTGATATTTACATGTACAG AGGTGACACTGCTTTCTGCAGCCTAGAGTGCCGGCAGCAACAGATGAACCTTGACGAGAGGAATGACAAGTGTTCTTCCACCGCCGGACGCCAAGTCTCCACCAAAGGCGAAACCGTCGCCGCCTTGTAG